From the Streptomyces sp. 846.5 genome, the window TCCGCTGCTGGAGCGACGGTTCTCCAACGGGTCGGAGACCTGGGACGATCTGTGGGACCGGGTGCCGCAGTTCCGCCGGATCTGGCACGTGTCCACGGTCTTCTGGGGCGTGGGTCTGATCCTGGACGCCGGCCTGCGGGTGGGCATCGCCTACGCCCTGCCGGTCAACATGGTCCCGCTGTGGAACGGAATCCAGTACGGCGTCTTCACCCTGGTCCTGCTGGTGATCACCAACATCTACCACGCCAACTCCGGCCTCTGGGAGATCCTCGCAGGCAGCAGTCCGGGGGCGGACGCGGCCCCGGACTCCGCCGAGCAGGCGACAGCCGGCCAGGACGCCCCGTCGAGCAACCGCTGACCGTCGGCCCGGCCTCAGCCGACAGCCCGACCGCCGTGCGGGCGGTCGGGCTGTCGGCTGTCGGCTGTCGGCTGTCGGCTGGAGCCGGTGTGGTTCAGGCGTCCTCGTGGAGCCCGATAGCGCCGGAGGGGCAGATCAGTTCGGCCTCGCGGACGTAGCCGAGCAGGTGCTCGGGCGGGTTGCTGAGCAGCAGTTCCACCAGGCCGTCCGTCTCATTCTGCTCGAACACCGCGTCGGCGGCCATCACACAGTTCCCGGCACCCACACAGCGCTGCCGGTCGATCGTGATCTTCATCGGTCTCTCCTCATCATCATGGTCAGGCGAACCGGGGCCTCGCCCGGGGGCCGGGTCGGGTAGGGCTTCGGGGGCTGATGGCTCAGGGGCTCCGGGCCTCAGCGGGAGGCTGTCATCCGCTCCAGGACGGGCACCAGGTCGTGCGGGCTCGGCATGGACTCGGACTCCGCGCGCAGCCGCTCGGCGGCGTCCGCGAAGCCCGGCTCGGCGATCATCCGGCGGATGCTCGCGAGTACCTGGTCGGCGGTGACGTCGCGGTGGTGCAGATAGAGGCCGGCTCCGCTCTGCTCCAGGGTCTGCGCCCGCAGCACGTGGTCGGAGACGGACGTCGACACGATCAACTGCGGCACCCCGCAGACCAGCGCGGTCGCGTAGGAGCCGTAGCCGCCGTGGTGGATCACCGCCGAACAGCTGGGGAGCAGGGTGTGCAGGGCGACCGAGTCGACCACCCGGGCGTTGCCGGGCACCGCGCCGAGGGCCTCGCGCTGGGCCGGCAGCAGCGCCGCCACGACTTCGAGGTCCTCGCCCGACAGGGCTTCGAGGATGTCCGGCACCGACACGTAGTCGCCGCCGTAGTCCTCGGTGTTGGACGCCCCGAGGCTCAGGCACACCCTCGGCCGCTTCGGCGCGTCCCGCAGCCAGTCCCACACCACAGCCGGGCCGTTGTAGGGGATATGACGCATCGGCAGTTCGCGGGAGGCGGTCGGCATCCGCACGCTTCCCGGCAGCGAGGTGATGGTGGCCTGGCCGTGCAGCATCTCCTCGTCGCAGCCGAAGCCGAAGGGCTTGGACTGCTCGGTCAGCCAGTCGGCCAACGGGTCCACTCGCTCTCCCTCCGGGGCGGCTGCCATCAGCTCCAGGAAGGTGTTCCGGGTGCGCCCCCAGACGTCCTCGCACCACATCAACCGGGCGTGGGCCGCGCCGCTGATCCGTGCCGCGATGGCGCCGGCGTAGGCGAGCGGGTCGCGCACCACCAGGTCCGGCTTCCAGCTCTCGGCGAACGCCGCCAGGTCCTTGACCATGGAGTCGTTGTAGACGGCGAAGGCGTAGGGCACGCTCAACTCGTAGCGCTCGCGCAGTTCGGCCCAGTCCACCTGGCCGGGCTCGCAGCGGCTCCAGTTGGTGCTGGCGAAGTCCTGCGACTCGCGGTAGGCGGTCATGTCCTTGTAGATGTCGTGGTCCTCCCCGACCGGGACGGCGGTCAACCCGGTGCCGGTGACCGACGCGGTCAGCCGCGGCGAGCTGGCCACCCGCACCTCGTGTCCTGCCGTGGTCAACGCCCATGCCAGCGGCGTCATGCAGAACAGGTGCGACTTCTCGGACAGGGTGACGAACAGGACGCGCATCATGCTCCCTCGGATCGGTGGCCGGTCGCCGGGTCGGACGGCAGCACGTCGCCCAACCAGGTCAGCACGGCCTCGGCCGTGGTCCCGGCGTGGGACTCCATCATGGTGAAGTGGTTTCCGACGACATCGACGACCTTCGTCGCCTTGTCCCAGCTGCTCTGCCACTCCTCCGGCCGCAGCAGGCCGGCCTGCTCGACAGTCACCGGCGCCTCGGTGGGGCGCACCAGCACCACCGGGGCGGCCAGGTCGTCGGGGGCCCACTCGTCCACGACGCGGATGTACCAACTCATGGCGCTCAGGCGGTCGCTGTCCATATAGGCGAACATCGACTCCCGGTCGAACATGCCGCCGATCATCTCGCCGGTGAAGCGGATGAACGGCGAGTCCACGCCAGGCATATAGGTGTCCAGCAGGACGACCGCCGCGGCTGGCGTGCCGGCCTGCTCCAGACAATGGGCGGCGGCAAGGGCCAGGATCCCGCCGGAGGACGATCCGAGCAGCACGAAGGGCTTGCCGTCCGCGCACCGCATCGCTGCCTCCGCCTGCACCTGGGCGACGGCTTCGAGCGAAGCCGGGAGCGACTCACCGCGGCCGAAGCCGGGGGTGGGCAGCGCCCAGACGTCGCGTTCGCCGCGGAAGGTGCCGGCGAAACGGGCGTACTGGTGAACCCCGGCCAGGGCGACATAGGAGCTGAAGCAGATCAGGCTCGCTCCGGCCCCGGCGCCGCCGGCGGCCAGTTTGACGCCCCTGGGGGCGCGGTCCAGGTCGGCCGGACCGTTGAAGACCGAGCGCAGCTCGGCGGCCGCCTGCAGCAGGGCGAAGCCCTGGTCGATCCGGTCGAGCTCGCAGGCCTTGCGGAACAGCGCGCCCAGGGTGTCCTCGGACTGGGCGCTGTGGGCGCTCTGGCCCGGGACGGGCGCGGCATCCACGGTGCCGCCCGCGCTCGGGGAGTCGTCCGCGACGAGTTCCTCGGTCAGGTGGTCGGCCAGCGCGTCGGGGGTGTCGAAGTCGAACACCAACGTGGGCGGCAGTCGCAGCCCGGTGACCGCGTTGAGCTGGTTGCGCAGCTCCACGGCGGTCAGCGAATCGAAGCCCAGCTCGGCGAAGTGCCGGTCCGGTGTGACGTCCGCGACCGAGGCATGGCCGAGGACGGCGGCCACCTGACCGCGCACCAGGTCGAGCAGGATCTGTCGCCGCTCCTCCTCGGTGCGGCCGGACAGCTGCGCGGCCAGCGGGACGGGGGAAGAGGTCCCGCCGGCGGTCCGCCGCCCGGCGGGCCTGGCCGCCGGGCGCAGCACCGCGCCGTTGCCGCCCCGCACGGCGCCCTGCCCCAGCGCGACGAGCGCGGCGATCGGGACGTTCAGGGCGGCGTCGAACAGCGCCAGGCCCTCCTCCGGGGAGAGCGGGCGCATCCCGTTGCGGGCCATCCGCTCCAGGTCGGTGTCCGTGAGACCCGCCGTCATCCCGGCGTTGCCGCCCCACAGTCCCCAGGCCAGGGAAGTGGCCGGCAGGCCCACCGCGCGGCGGTGCTGGCTCAGCCCGTCCAGGAAGGTGTTGGCGGCGGCGTAGGCGGACTG encodes:
- a CDS encoding activator-dependent family glycosyltransferase: MMRVLFVTLSEKSHLFCMTPLAWALTTAGHEVRVASSPRLTASVTGTGLTAVPVGEDHDIYKDMTAYRESQDFASTNWSRCEPGQVDWAELRERYELSVPYAFAVYNDSMVKDLAAFAESWKPDLVVRDPLAYAGAIAARISGAAHARLMWCEDVWGRTRNTFLELMAAAPEGERVDPLADWLTEQSKPFGFGCDEEMLHGQATITSLPGSVRMPTASRELPMRHIPYNGPAVVWDWLRDAPKRPRVCLSLGASNTEDYGGDYVSVPDILEALSGEDLEVVAALLPAQREALGAVPGNARVVDSVALHTLLPSCSAVIHHGGYGSYATALVCGVPQLIVSTSVSDHVLRAQTLEQSGAGLYLHHRDVTADQVLASIRRMIAEPGFADAAERLRAESESMPSPHDLVPVLERMTASR
- a CDS encoding ferredoxin, with the protein product MKITIDRQRCVGAGNCVMAADAVFEQNETDGLVELLLSNPPEHLLGYVREAELICPSGAIGLHEDA